From the genome of Salmo salar chromosome ssa29, Ssal_v3.1, whole genome shotgun sequence:
ATTTAGTGTGGCTAGCCTATGCTTAAATTGGAGTACTTCATTTCAATTCGATTACTTCGTTATGTTAGCATTAGACTGTCTAATAAGCAAGCATAGCATTGTATCGATTCACAAACATACACCTCGGGGCCCGAAGTTTCGCTGTACCGACTCTCAACTGATCCCTCTACTTTGAAGAGTCTACTTTAAACGGTCTCAAAGAGGAGTATCTAAAAGAAAACGAAACCTTGACCCCCCTGTTATTGAATTAACCGAGGCAACAACATCAGAACTGACTCGTCTGTTTGATCAAGGTGTCAACATCCATTACCTTTTTTTTTACGGGGCCTAAAGACATAGACTACATGACAGCAATTCGTCTGTCGCTATACTAAACAGTGCAGGTGGAGGCCGAAATTAATGAAGCACACTGTCGTGTGTATTCTCACAATAAGACCCATTATATTCCTTTTTGACATCTTAACAGCAGAGGCTGAAGACATGACAGCAAGTCGTCTAGCCACAAAGAAAACGTTGCAGGTACAGGCCAGAATGGATGACGGGCGTTCCCCAATGTATTCTTGATTCCACATCGACATAAACTGCTGTAATGACCCTAGCCTTTGTTGTTGAAGTTGATGGGATGTATAATCAGATGTGTAATCAAAGAAAATAGAGTGGGATTATCAGATGAAACCGAGAGGAATTATATCATGTTAAAACTTTTTTAGACTAGTCATGCAAATTGAAAATCAACAGGAATACACTGACTGATTTCAAAGGCTACGCTTCACGGCCAGGGTTCGTTGACTCGCTGAGGTTATTTTGACATCGAAGTTTGTGAGTTCATGAACAATCTCAGGAGTTGTAAAAATGAAACATGTTTATATGAAAACATAGCTCGCCCTAGCTCTCTAGGGGGTTACAGTGTCCCTTGTACCACACAACTCCAATAGATTTTCCTTCCTGACCTTTTAGGACTTCCTGTGCAAATCTTATCACTCCGAAAAACCTGACAGGGCAAAGGCAACACGACCACGCACGCCAAGCTGTCAAAAAAGGCCTGTTTAAAATAGGCTGCATATTTTTCTTACTGATGTATTTTTACATACTGGATATGTCTTTGTGTTAACCCATGAACACCCACAGCATGTCCAAGATGGCATTAGCTCAATAgcctatttattttattatagacCTACTGATGAGTCGACTTGAAATAGACCACTGTCACACACAAAGGTGAGCTTGTAATGCGGCCTTTTCAAAAGTTGATATATCTCTTTTGTTGGTGGTAAATATTTGTGCGCCGTAATCTTATAATAAAGCTGCCTTGATCATGTTTGTTACCGTCCTGTAAAATGTGCTTTGATAGAGACAGTGGACCTGATAAGAGGGGAGGGCCATTTGCACGTGACCCGTGGCCTTTTAATGAATTACTAAAGTACTGCCACGTAACTTTAATGTTAGAGTGATGGCCAATTTATCTCATTTTGTTCATCACACACAGGAAAAAGTAATgcctcaataaaaaaaaaacggaaagaTATTTCAAAGGGAGAATAAAGTAGTCATCCGATTCATTTAAGGCATAGGAATTTGCCAGCTTCCTAAAAAGTAAATCCGTGATGAATACCTTATTATTAGCCTGTGAAGACATCTAGGGCTATGTCAACTTTGCCAAGATTGTCGTGATGCAATCGAGCAGTCATTGCAGCGAATCATGACAGCATTTATCACGAAACATTTTAAAAGGGATATTATAAATTCATTTTTTCCCGAAAAGGAAATAATAGGCTTACGTGTATTCTTTTGATTTAACATTAAATGTCAATTTCGGTTTCATGACTGATGATAGATTGAGGCATCAAGGACTATCAATGACTTGAGAAAACACCTGGATTTCACACCTTAAATCCACTCCTCCTGGGCAACCATTGGTGGAAGGAGCGCATATAGCCCGTCTCCATCAATACTGGAGTAGGAGAGCAACCTCAAAGGTTAAAAAGATAGTAACCATGTACTTTGATCCGATCTCCACACATTTCGAACCGTGCCCAACGAAAGCCATGTTTGAAAGCGACAAGTTCTGCGGTGAGTCTTCCCAGAGTGAGCTGATGTCCGAGGCGAAGTCCCTGGGCTCTGGGTCAACCAGTCCTATCTCGGTCAACTCTGACTCCAGCTGCGCCAGTCCTGAGCCGAAACCATCCGCAGAGACGCGGGTCAGAAGGCCGCTGAACGCCTTTATTATCTGGACCAAGGAGGAGCGCAGACGCTTGGCCCAACTCAACCCTGACCTGGAGAATACCGACCTCAGCAAAATTCTCGGTAAGTTTCATTCAAATAATTCCCATTTGAATTAAAACTATGACGGGACTATTCATATGTCAACAATTATATATGGATAACTAACATGATTGTTTTGCTGCAGGTAAGACCTGGAAGGCCATGTCTCTGGCAGAGAAGCGACCCTACATGCAGGAGGCTGAGCGCCTGAGAGTACAGCACACCATTGACCATCCCAACTACAAGTACCGGCCTCGCAGGAAGAAGCAGCTGAAGAAGGGCCCCAAAGGGCCCCTGCCTGTGGAGgccactgtccctctctccacccGCTGCAGTAAAGATTTTGCCATGCCTTATGacctcaactacctcatccaGAACCAGTCCCATCAGCAGCAAGCCTACCCAAATCCAACCACCTACCCATCCTCCCAGGCATACTTTTCCCATCTTCCCAGGGAGAccttcccagacaggttaatttaCACAAATCCAGAAGCAACATTCTCTAACAAGCCTCTAATGTACTCTAACACTGCGGCATACCCAGCAGAGCCTCATCCGTACTACTCTACCCAGCATGGGCTGCAGCAGTGTGGGCCCCCCAACCCAGCCTGTGCTATGTCTCACAGGGAGCAGGGGGACTTCAGGGCCTcaggcccccagctgtgccccccCACTGGCCCCTCTCTGGAGTTCTATCTGGAGCAGGTTCAGCTGGACATGCTCTATGATCTGGACCCCAGTGAGTTCGAACAGTACTTTGGCCCGTCCACATGCCAGCCTGAGCCACTGGAGTAAAATGATCACCAGTGGGCTAGCCTATGGGGGTCCTGAACATTTGAGAGTCGTTAGCGTGCACAGCATGTCAACTCCCAAATGTATTTATTGAAATTATATATTTTCCCCCTAACCTATTGTTACTATTTAGATGTATGGAAATTACGTTACACGTTTTAAACATGACGTGTTTAGcattattatttatattgtttgttttgtttttgtcaaaatgtaCTCTTATTGATAAAAGAGTGTTTCCCAACCAAATATGTCTTATAAATAAATTGAAAAGAACCTTTACGTTTTCGTTGTTGTCGTAGTTATTAACAGAAAATACTCTAATGTGTACGCTGCGTTTAACAGTGTGTGGTGCACCAAATGATACAACATTTCAACAGATTGATTTATAAAGAACGAAGTTTATTTTGAATTTCTATTACGATGGATGACTGGCTACAATTGATCTGGAATATTTATTAGTTATATCAACAAACTGGAGTGGACTGAGATGCTGTCAGGGTTATTGCTTGTCCCGCCGTTGGCAGAAGCCAGGCTGTTGACATACTGTTTTATCTCTAGCCCTGTGTATTTCTCGTCCCCGGGCGTTGGGAGGGAAATGGCGCCAGGGGCATAAACTTCCAAACTtcctgtttcattttaaaacatctcACAAAGGCTCTAAAAATATGCCAAAAATATTACACATCTCCCAAATTGTATGCCTCTGGCTGCCAAATGTTTATCCATTTATGAAAATGTTTATCCCACTCTGCCCCAACCTGACTGGGCTAACCCAGTGCAAACTATTGACTCGTCAAGCATTGTGGCAGGGCATAGGGCCAGACAGGCAGAGCTCCATGCTCAAATAAAACACATCACAAGTCCCCACTTCCCACCAACCCCGCTCAGATTCACCAACACATATTTTCAAAAGCATCCTTTAAGTGGGTTCACATGAGGAAACGTTGAATAATGACAGGGACGGTTATTATTGTGGGGAAGGGGGAAGTGCAGGATGGAGACCAAGGGAGAGACCTGCCCAGGGAGAGAGGGCTGATTAGGGGCCCGAAGAGCTGCTCTCCTCAGCACTTCCAGGCACCAACCGACAGCCACCTGAATGAACGGAAGACATTTGACGTCAGATCCATTCCCATGATACCCATGTAAAACCGCTCAGACACTGTGTTTATGTGTGGCTGAgagactctctctcacacataaatACGCtaatatacaaatatatacaaatgagtggattcggctatttcagccacacccgttgctgacaggtgtataaaatctagcacacTGTCatccaatctccatagacaaacattggcagtagaatggccttactgaagagctcagtgacttcaaacgtggcaccgtcacactgtaggatgccaccttttgaacaagtcagttcgtcaaatttctatcctgctacatttacatttaagtcatttagcagacgctcttatccagagcgacttacaaattggtggattcaccttatgatatccagtggaacaaccactttacaatagtgcatctaaatattttaaggggggggttagaaggattactttatcctatcctaggtattccttaaagaggtggggtttcaggtgtctccggaaggtggtgattgactccgctgtcctggcgtcgtgagggagcttgttccaccattggggtgccagagcagcgaacagttttgactgggctgagcgggaactgtgcttcctcagaggtagggaggcgagcaggccagaggtggatgaacgcagtgcccttgtttgggtgtagggcctgatcagagcctgaaggtacagaggtgccgttcccctcacagctccgtaggcaagcaccatggtcttgtagcggatgcgagcttcaacaggaagccagtggagagagcggaggagcggggtgacgtgagagaacttgggaaggttgaacaccagacgggctgcggcgttctggatgagttgtaggggtttaatggcacaggcagggagcccagccaacagcgagttgcagtaatccagacgggagatgacaagtgcctggattaggacctgcgccgcttcctgtgtgaggcagggtcatactctgcgaatgttgtggagcatgaacctacaggatcgggtcaccgccttgatgttagtagagaacgacagggtgttgtccagggtcacgccaaggttcttagcactctgggaggaggacacaatggagttgtcaaccgtgatggcgagatcatggaacgggcagtccttccccgggaggaagagcagctctgtcttgccgaggttcagcttgaggtggtgatccgtcatccacactgatatgtctgccagacatgcagagatgcgattcgccacctggttatcagaagggggaaaggagaagattaattgtgtgtcgtctgcatagcaatgataggagagaccatgtgaggatatgacagagccaagtgacttggtgtatagcgagaataggagagggcctagaacagagccctgggggacaccagtggtgagagcacgtggtgcggagacagattctcgccacgccacctggtaggagcgacctgtcaggtaggacgcaatccaagcgtgggccgcaccggagatgcccaactcggagagggtggagagcaggatctgatggttcaccgtatcaaaggcagcagataggtctaggaggatgagagcagaggagagagagttagctttagcagtgcggagagcctccgtgatacagagaagagcagtctcagttgaatgaccagtcttgaaacctgactgatttggatcaagaaggtcattctgagagagatagcaggagagctggccaaggacggcacgctcaagagttttggagagaaaagaaagaagggatactggtctgtagttgttgacttcggagggatcgagtgtaggttttttcagaaggggtgcaactctcgctctcttgaagacggaagggacgtagccagcggtcaaggatgagttgatgagcgaggtgaggtaagggagaaggtctccggaaatggtctggagaagagaggaggggatagggtcaagcgggcaggttgttgggcggccggccatcacaagacgcgagatttcatctggagagaggggagaaagaggtcaaagcacagggtagggcagtgtgagcaggaccagcggtgtcgtttgacttagcaaacgaggatcggatgtcgtcgaacttcttttcaaaatggttgacgaagtcatccgcagagagggaggaggggggggagggggaggaggattcaggagggaggagaaggtgtcaaagagcttcctagggttagaggcagatgcttggaatttagagtggtagaaagtggctttagcagcagagacagaagaggaaaatgtagagaggagggagtgaaaggatgccaggtccgcagggaggcgagttttcctccatttccgctcggctgcccggagccctgttctgtgagct
Proteins encoded in this window:
- the LOC106590076 gene encoding transcription factor Sox-17-alpha-A; its protein translation is MYFDPISTHFEPCPTKAMFESDKFCGESSQSELMSEAKSLGSGSTSPISVNSDSSCASPEPKPSAETRVRRPLNAFIIWTKEERRRLAQLNPDLENTDLSKILGKTWKAMSLAEKRPYMQEAERLRVQHTIDHPNYKYRPRRKKQLKKGPKGPLPVEATVPLSTRCSKDFAMPYDLNYLIQNQSHQQQAYPNPTTYPSSQAYFSHLPRETFPDRLIYTNPEATFSNKPLMYSNTAAYPAEPHPYYSTQHGLQQCGPPNPACAMSHREQGDFRASGPQLCPPTGPSLEFYLEQVQLDMLYDLDPSEFEQYFGPSTCQPEPLE